The following are from one region of the Pseudohongiella spirulinae genome:
- a CDS encoding chorismate--pyruvate lyase family protein, whose product MFQLDTFVSDFRADSEGNWRPVQKIWPGPGPLWRDWLLDHGSLTRRLKLMSQGSFRVNVLHEGWIRGSARHQQLLAAGKACQPLWSRHVELCLFGRPWVAAHSLIPYSSMKGSLRQLSRLRDKPLGGFLFEQPSLRRSEPELLHLDECWGRRSVFTLQNRPLIVAEFFLPEMQSQLGLRI is encoded by the coding sequence GTGTTTCAGTTAGATACATTTGTCAGCGACTTCAGGGCCGACTCTGAAGGAAACTGGCGACCCGTACAAAAGATTTGGCCCGGACCCGGCCCGCTATGGCGTGACTGGTTGCTTGACCATGGGTCGCTGACACGTCGGCTCAAATTGATGTCTCAGGGGTCATTCAGAGTCAATGTCCTGCATGAGGGCTGGATAAGAGGCAGTGCGCGTCATCAGCAGCTGTTGGCGGCCGGTAAAGCCTGTCAGCCACTCTGGTCGCGCCATGTTGAGCTATGTCTGTTCGGTCGGCCATGGGTGGCCGCCCACTCATTGATTCCCTACAGCAGCATGAAAGGTTCGCTGCGACAACTGTCACGTCTCCGGGACAAACCTCTGGGTGGCTTCCTGTTTGAGCAGCCCTCATTACGTCGTAGTGAGCCGGAACTTCTGCACCTTGATGAGTGCTGGGGTCGCCGCTCTGTCTTCACATTACAAAATCGACCGCTTATAGTGGCTGAATTCTTCTTGCCCGAGATGCAGTCGCAATTGGGACTCAGGATTTGA
- a CDS encoding OmpA family protein: protein MNFVSLRKMGLAATLASGLVAFSAQPALADEGRFYIVPGVQWMDFDSERQSDEETGYTIGLGYGLTDNLAAELNFTRINMNTLAGRDRLRALRLDLLYTLDNSIGSFSPYFVGGIGDSDFSSDQETTANLGAGLRYRFSDRVEWRTTARTFFGFDDNTYDFGIDTGLLFRLGAAPVTERVAASTPPPAAPVDPDSDGDGVPDSRDACPNTPRNYAVDERGCPIVIEEVARIELSVQFDFDQSVVKPEYFDDIRRVADFLSQHDDVIAELEGHTCSMGEEDYNQGLSERRANAVRQVLIDRFGVNPARISAVGYGEARPVVSNDTMDGRIRNRRVESALSTTVQRPQTRN, encoded by the coding sequence ATGAATTTTGTATCATTACGCAAGATGGGACTGGCAGCTACACTGGCCTCAGGTCTGGTGGCATTTTCGGCACAACCCGCGCTGGCCGATGAAGGGCGCTTTTACATAGTACCTGGTGTTCAGTGGATGGATTTTGACAGCGAGCGCCAGTCTGACGAAGAAACCGGTTATACCATTGGTCTGGGTTATGGGCTGACTGATAATCTTGCTGCTGAGCTGAACTTTACACGCATCAACATGAACACATTGGCTGGTCGTGATCGCCTGCGGGCGCTGCGCCTGGATTTGCTCTACACGCTTGATAATTCGATAGGTTCCTTTTCGCCCTATTTTGTGGGTGGTATTGGCGACAGTGATTTCTCCAGTGATCAGGAAACGACGGCAAACCTGGGCGCTGGTCTGCGCTATCGCTTCAGCGACCGTGTAGAATGGCGAACCACAGCACGAACGTTCTTTGGGTTTGATGATAATACCTATGACTTTGGTATCGACACCGGCCTGCTGTTCCGTCTGGGTGCAGCGCCTGTGACTGAGCGGGTAGCGGCATCGACACCACCTCCTGCTGCACCGGTTGATCCGGATTCGGACGGTGATGGTGTGCCAGACAGCCGTGATGCATGCCCGAATACTCCGCGTAACTATGCCGTTGATGAGCGCGGTTGCCCGATTGTGATCGAAGAAGTGGCACGTATTGAACTGAGCGTTCAGTTTGACTTTGATCAGTCAGTAGTCAAGCCGGAATATTTTGATGATATCCGCCGTGTCGCTGACTTCCTGTCACAGCATGATGATGTCATTGCGGAGCTTGAAGGTCACACCTGCAGCATGGGTGAGGAAGACTACAACCAGGGTCTGTCAGAGCGACGTGCCAATGCTGTCCGTCAGGTGCTGATAGATCGCTTTGGTGTTAACCCGGCACGCATCAGTGCGGTGGGTTACGGTGAAGCGCGACCCGTAGTGAGTAATGATACGATGGACGGTCGCATTCGTAATCGTCGGGTTGAAAGTGCGCTGTCAACGACGGTCCAGCGCCCGCAAACCCGTAACTGA
- the phoB gene encoding phosphate regulon transcriptional regulator PhoB yields the protein MSKEPTILIVDDEPAIRDMIGIALDTAGFNSLEAESALEAHVNIVDKRPDLVLLDWMLPGGSGIELARRLKREELTADIPIIMLTAKTSEDNKVQGLDVGVDDYVTKPFSPRELIARIKAVLRRSTGNLRDKPIRVFDLELDPGSHRVTIDEKAVDMGPTEYRLLHFFMTHPEKVFSRDHIQDQVWGANVYLEERTVDVHIGRLRKALTAASSSGINYAGLIQTVRGAGYRFSTKPQ from the coding sequence ATGAGTAAAGAGCCCACCATCCTGATTGTCGACGACGAGCCCGCCATACGGGACATGATTGGCATAGCATTGGATACCGCAGGGTTCAACAGCCTTGAGGCCGAAAGCGCCCTGGAGGCGCACGTCAATATAGTTGATAAGCGCCCTGATCTGGTTCTGCTGGACTGGATGCTGCCCGGCGGCAGTGGCATTGAGCTGGCACGTCGCCTTAAACGCGAAGAACTAACAGCTGATATCCCGATTATCATGTTGACTGCCAAAACCAGCGAAGACAACAAAGTTCAGGGGCTGGATGTTGGCGTCGATGACTATGTTACCAAACCGTTCTCCCCTCGCGAACTTATAGCCCGAATCAAGGCCGTATTGCGCCGTAGCACAGGCAATCTGCGCGACAAGCCAATACGCGTATTCGACCTGGAGCTGGATCCGGGCAGTCACCGGGTAACGATAGACGAAAAGGCTGTCGACATGGGGCCTACCGAATATCGTTTGCTGCACTTCTTCATGACCCATCCCGAGAAAGTATTCTCCCGGGATCACATTCAGGATCAGGTTTGGGGCGCCAATGTTTATCTGGAAGAGCGGACTGTCGATGTCCACATCGGACGCCTGCGTAAAGCTTTGACAGCTGCCTCCAGTTCCGGCATCAATTATGCTGGCCTGATTCAGACAGTGCGGGGCGCGGGTTATAGATTCTCGACAAAACCGCAATAA
- the phoR gene encoding phosphate regulon sensor histidine kinase PhoR, whose amino-acid sequence MFSDWYSALRRLALIFSALFATGWLLGAPATVTLAGVLIYLLYHLRQLRKLYNWLKHNEVSEPTTPPEGRGIWGYVFDAMYLLQRREHEAIADLRGIINKAQESTAVLEMAVIMINGKGGLVWWNPAANRLLGFQSPKDQNQPVINLIREPQFIEYFNRGLYKSPLKLNSPINSSLMLEFQITSFGEGERLMLVRDISQLHKLEMMRKDFVGNVSHELRTPITVITGYLETMLDDKDNLPKRWVRPIEQMSQQSHRMENIIRDLLTLSQLETRSASKQQSDIKLASLLRDIKRDAEQVFTDKKQQFHLACEDSTQIRGNMNELYSAISNLVLNAAKYTQPEGEIRLTVQHTTDGGLDVIISDNGPGIAAQHIPRLTERFYRVDESRSTDTGGTGLGLAIVKHVLARHDARLNIKSEVGKGSDFICHFPPERISRAAID is encoded by the coding sequence TTGTTCTCTGACTGGTACTCAGCGCTAAGGCGCCTGGCTCTGATCTTTTCGGCCCTGTTCGCAACAGGCTGGCTGCTCGGCGCACCGGCGACGGTTACGCTGGCGGGAGTGCTGATTTATCTGTTGTACCATCTCCGTCAACTGCGAAAACTCTATAACTGGCTGAAGCATAACGAAGTTTCTGAACCCACCACGCCACCCGAAGGGCGCGGCATCTGGGGTTATGTGTTTGACGCCATGTATCTACTACAGCGACGCGAGCACGAGGCAATCGCTGACCTGCGTGGCATCATCAACAAAGCCCAGGAATCCACGGCCGTTCTGGAAATGGCCGTCATCATGATCAATGGCAAGGGAGGACTGGTCTGGTGGAATCCGGCAGCCAACCGCCTGCTGGGTTTCCAGTCGCCAAAAGATCAAAACCAGCCCGTTATCAACCTGATACGGGAGCCTCAATTCATTGAATATTTCAATCGCGGCTTGTACAAAAGCCCGCTGAAACTAAACTCGCCGATTAACTCCAGTCTGATGCTTGAATTTCAGATAACCAGCTTTGGTGAGGGAGAGAGACTTATGCTGGTTCGTGATATCTCTCAACTACATAAACTGGAAATGATGCGCAAAGACTTTGTGGGCAACGTTTCTCACGAGTTACGAACTCCAATCACAGTGATTACCGGCTACCTGGAAACCATGCTGGACGACAAAGATAATTTGCCTAAACGCTGGGTGCGCCCCATAGAGCAGATGTCACAGCAGTCGCATCGCATGGAAAATATAATTCGCGACCTGCTGACTCTCTCGCAACTTGAGACACGCTCAGCTTCCAAGCAACAGAGTGACATTAAACTGGCATCTTTGCTGCGGGATATCAAACGAGACGCTGAGCAGGTGTTTACTGACAAGAAACAACAATTTCACCTTGCGTGCGAAGATAGTACACAGATTCGCGGCAACATGAACGAACTCTACAGCGCCATTTCCAATCTGGTTCTCAATGCAGCCAAGTACACTCAGCCAGAAGGAGAAATACGACTTACTGTGCAGCACACAACCGACGGCGGCCTTGACGTTATCATCTCGGACAATGGTCCCGGCATCGCGGCGCAACATATTCCCCGGCTTACCGAGCGTTTCTATCGGGTTGATGAAAGCCGGTCCACTGACACTGGCGGCACAGGCCTTGGACTGGCTATCGTTAAACACGTTCTGGCCAGGCATGATGCCAGATTGAATATCAAAAGCGAAGTAGGGAAAGGCAGTGATTTTATCTGTCACTTTCCGCCCGAGAGGATCTCTCGAGCGGCGATCGACTGA
- the phoU gene encoding phosphate signaling complex protein PhoU: MKTDAGVHSHHISQQFNIELEEIKSSMLEMGGLVEKQLADALTALITADSELGSQVRALDDEVNEMELAIDESCNRILARRQPAASDLRLVMGIIKAINDLERIGDEAAKIARLAMELAEQDGSSKGYVEVRHIGERVRHMVNMALDAFARYDAEAALAVAKEDVNVDLEYGSAMREMITYMIEDPRSITRVLNIIWALRSLERAGDHAKNIAEHVVYMVMGTDVRHAGLSSMEEQVKSEL; the protein is encoded by the coding sequence ATGAAAACCGATGCCGGCGTTCACAGTCACCACATTTCGCAACAATTCAATATTGAACTGGAAGAAATCAAAAGCAGCATGCTGGAGATGGGCGGTCTGGTTGAAAAACAACTGGCCGATGCCCTGACCGCGTTGATTACGGCAGACAGTGAATTGGGCAGTCAGGTGCGCGCACTGGATGATGAAGTTAACGAAATGGAGCTGGCAATTGATGAATCCTGCAATCGGATTCTGGCGCGCCGCCAGCCGGCTGCAAGTGACTTGCGACTGGTCATGGGCATCATCAAGGCGATTAACGATCTGGAGCGCATCGGCGACGAGGCTGCCAAAATTGCGCGGCTGGCCATGGAATTGGCCGAGCAGGACGGGTCTTCCAAAGGCTATGTTGAGGTGCGTCACATTGGTGAGCGAGTTCGTCACATGGTAAATATGGCACTTGATGCTTTTGCCCGATACGACGCAGAGGCAGCGCTGGCTGTAGCCAAGGAAGATGTCAATGTGGATCTGGAGTATGGCAGCGCCATGCGCGAGATGATCACCTACATGATAGAAGATCCGCGCAGCATCACACGCGTATTGAATATCATATGGGCTTTGCGTTCTCTGGAGCGCGCGGGTGATCACGCCAAGAATATTGCTGAACATGTAGTTTACATGGTCATGGGTACGGATGTCAGACATGCCGGTTTGAGCAGCATGGAAGAACAGGTCAAATCCGAACTCTGA
- the ppk1 gene encoding polyphosphate kinase 1 — MSSIASEDRKASMEQEHPSVSACPEVPQDIDLSDSRFYLNRELSYLQFNLRVLDQARNIRHPLLERLMFLLIFSSNLDEFYEIRVSGLKKQLGFGRQRPGPDGKYPQEVLSEIHAQVRLALQEQYRILNEDLLPALADENIRFLYRHEWSDNLLEWSLEYFRNEVLPVISPLGLDPAHPFPRLVNKSLNFILSLEGKDAFGRDSGLAIVPAPRALPRLIKVPAHITPDGDNFIFLSSIIHAHVEEFFPGMKVKECHQFRVTRNSDLEMSNVEVEDVASALQGELHMRRFGAAAKLEVGAGCPAELTDFLLERFNLTEEELFRLDGPVNLQRLVALNSMVHRPELQFPPFSPGLPPALEENNCIFSAVTREDQLLLHPYQSFVPVIDWVRQAARDSGVISIKQTLYRTNESSELVEALAEAARNGKEVTVVIELRARFDEEENIQFASILQEAGAVVVYGVMGYKTHAKMVLIVRRENGRLKRYAHLGTGNYHRKNSLLYTDYSLLTCDEALCADVHKVFQQITGMGKKIAPELILNAPFKLMKGLIQLIQHEKAAAREGKAARIIAKVNALTDPVIIQELYSASQAGVRIDLIVRGICCLKPGVPNVSENIRVVSTIGRFLEHSRVYYFANAQHPLYCSSADWMERNLQRRIEIAFPILKKKWVQRILSEMEMHIQDLNQSWELQSDGSYLKLDQLDAGETADGVQNLLLNALATHATVPRR; from the coding sequence ATGAGCAGCATAGCATCAGAAGACCGTAAGGCTTCAATGGAACAGGAGCACCCCTCAGTGTCTGCCTGCCCGGAAGTTCCTCAAGATATTGATTTGAGCGACAGTCGCTTCTATCTGAATCGCGAGCTCAGCTATCTGCAGTTTAATCTCCGCGTACTGGATCAGGCCCGTAACATTCGCCACCCGCTCCTGGAACGGCTGATGTTCCTGCTGATCTTCAGCTCCAATCTGGACGAGTTTTATGAGATTCGCGTTTCCGGGCTCAAAAAACAGCTCGGCTTCGGGCGTCAACGCCCGGGGCCGGACGGAAAATATCCGCAGGAAGTACTCAGTGAAATTCATGCCCAGGTACGTCTGGCATTGCAGGAACAATACCGTATCCTGAACGAAGATCTGCTACCCGCACTGGCTGACGAGAATATTCGATTTCTTTATCGCCACGAATGGAGTGACAACCTGCTGGAGTGGTCACTGGAATATTTCCGCAATGAGGTGCTGCCTGTCATCAGCCCATTGGGACTGGATCCGGCCCACCCCTTCCCCCGGCTGGTTAACAAAAGCCTTAATTTCATACTTTCCCTGGAAGGTAAAGATGCTTTTGGACGCGACAGCGGTCTGGCCATTGTTCCGGCTCCCAGGGCTTTGCCACGACTCATAAAGGTACCCGCTCACATTACCCCCGATGGTGACAATTTCATTTTCCTGTCATCCATCATCCACGCGCATGTAGAAGAGTTTTTCCCGGGCATGAAAGTCAAGGAGTGCCATCAATTCCGGGTGACGCGAAACTCGGATCTGGAGATGAGCAATGTCGAAGTTGAGGACGTTGCCAGTGCTTTGCAGGGTGAGCTCCATATGCGTCGCTTCGGAGCGGCCGCCAAACTTGAAGTGGGCGCTGGTTGCCCTGCTGAGCTGACTGACTTTCTGCTGGAGCGTTTCAATCTGACAGAAGAAGAACTATTCCGCCTGGATGGCCCGGTTAATTTACAAAGACTGGTGGCGCTGAACAGCATGGTGCACAGACCCGAACTGCAGTTTCCACCGTTTTCACCCGGCCTGCCCCCTGCACTGGAAGAGAATAACTGCATTTTCAGTGCGGTTACGCGCGAGGATCAGCTCCTGCTTCACCCTTACCAATCTTTTGTACCGGTTATTGACTGGGTGCGGCAGGCAGCTCGTGACAGCGGCGTGATTTCGATCAAACAGACGCTGTATCGGACCAACGAATCGTCCGAACTGGTCGAAGCGCTTGCCGAAGCTGCGCGCAATGGCAAGGAAGTCACCGTTGTCATCGAGCTGCGTGCGCGCTTCGATGAAGAAGAAAATATTCAGTTCGCCAGCATTCTCCAGGAAGCAGGTGCCGTCGTAGTTTACGGCGTGATGGGCTACAAGACTCACGCCAAAATGGTACTGATCGTCAGGCGGGAAAACGGCCGACTAAAACGTTATGCCCACCTGGGTACCGGAAACTATCACCGCAAAAACTCATTGCTTTACACTGATTACAGCCTGCTCACCTGTGACGAAGCATTGTGTGCCGATGTGCACAAGGTGTTTCAGCAGATTACTGGCATGGGAAAGAAAATTGCTCCTGAGTTGATCCTCAATGCGCCTTTCAAACTGATGAAAGGCCTGATCCAACTCATCCAGCATGAAAAGGCGGCCGCTCGAGAAGGAAAAGCGGCGCGCATTATCGCCAAGGTTAATGCCTTGACTGACCCCGTGATCATTCAGGAACTGTATAGCGCCTCGCAGGCTGGCGTGAGAATTGATCTTATCGTGCGTGGCATATGTTGCCTGAAACCCGGTGTACCGAATGTATCCGAAAATATCCGTGTCGTATCAACAATCGGTCGCTTCCTTGAGCACTCCCGGGTTTATTACTTTGCCAATGCCCAGCACCCGCTGTACTGTTCGAGCGCCGACTGGATGGAACGAAATCTGCAACGTCGTATTGAAATTGCTTTTCCAATACTCAAAAAAAAATGGGTTCAACGTATTTTAAGTGAGATGGAGATGCACATTCAGGATCTCAATCAAAGCTGGGAATTGCAGTCCGATGGCAGTTATCTGAAACTTGATCAACTGGATGCAGGCGAAACGGCAGATGGCGTTCAGAACTTGTTACTCAATGCCCTCGCAACTCATGCAACGGTGCCACGCCGCTGA
- a CDS encoding Ppx/GppA phosphatase family protein: MFACIDLGSNSFHLLIAEWHEGRHQIVERFSEKVQLGEDLAINSRITPAAFSRGLNCLETFRHALARYPIKHCWAVGTNALRIADNADEFLAAARLKDIHIDVVSGPEEATLVYAGVNSALSAAEENRLVIDIGGGSTELVVGCNERILQLHSMPIGCVSWRDKWFTRVDGEVSILELTLQKALADAEAVFRPIVAQLREQNWHEVYASSGTAKMLSSVCAASGRQAGFVTLDTLGKLRTEVLRVGSDPAYSMAGLKNSRRELILPGWSVLFAFMSVAGIESLRFSPAALREGMLHYMVKASLSGVAPLHELRGH; encoded by the coding sequence ATGTTTGCATGTATTGACCTTGGTTCCAATAGTTTCCACTTGCTGATTGCTGAGTGGCATGAAGGGCGCCATCAGATCGTTGAACGTTTCAGTGAAAAAGTACAATTGGGTGAGGACCTGGCGATTAATTCCCGGATCACCCCGGCGGCGTTCAGTCGCGGCCTGAACTGCCTGGAAACATTTCGCCACGCGCTGGCACGCTATCCCATCAAACACTGTTGGGCCGTTGGCACCAACGCCCTCCGTATTGCGGACAATGCTGACGAGTTTCTGGCCGCTGCACGTCTCAAGGATATCCATATTGATGTTGTGAGCGGCCCGGAAGAGGCCACCCTGGTTTATGCAGGTGTTAACTCGGCCTTGTCGGCGGCGGAAGAAAATCGGCTTGTCATCGATATCGGTGGCGGAAGTACAGAGCTGGTAGTGGGGTGTAATGAGCGTATATTACAACTTCACAGTATGCCGATTGGTTGTGTCAGCTGGCGTGATAAATGGTTTACACGGGTAGATGGGGAAGTCTCGATCTTGGAGCTGACCTTGCAGAAAGCGTTAGCAGATGCTGAGGCTGTTTTCAGGCCGATCGTTGCTCAACTTCGTGAACAGAACTGGCATGAAGTTTATGCCTCGTCAGGAACGGCGAAAATGTTGAGCTCGGTTTGTGCTGCCTCCGGGCGTCAAGCCGGTTTTGTGACACTCGACACTCTTGGTAAATTGCGCACAGAAGTGTTGCGCGTCGGAAGTGACCCGGCATACTCCATGGCGGGTCTCAAGAACAGCCGTCGTGAGCTGATTTTGCCAGGTTGGTCAGTGCTTTTTGCTTTCATGTCCGTTGCCGGCATTGAGAGTCTGAGATTCAGTCCCGCCGCCCTTCGCGAAGGCATGTTGCATTATATGGTAAAAGCGTCGCTCAGCGGCGTGGCACCGTTGCATGAGTTGCGAGGGCATTGA
- a CDS encoding methyl-accepting chemotaxis protein, giving the protein MFSKFTIRSRIGLIVVVSVIAIIGLSVSILMQARQQFMEQLRLGSMNQVHMIHDALEGLHEQVLSGQMSDAEAKRMGRYLINNTVVDERNYLLLYHRLGQILAHPFRGVDSALDTEAQVRASIAAAATTPEQRMEQNGYSDPTPTMTEIINRYTGDSYTGFAEYLYHPEPMFGYRFLTYTDDPIAHPEAEIKTVYAQLFEPWDWVLIHGLYEEDVNAQFMQWAMSSAVIVVVILAILVIAAYFLSISITAPLVQARGYMQDIAQGSGDLSRRLSDKGVDEISELGASFNTFVGKLAGIIGQVLSTSAEVSKKSVQFSDMIERTAGRSSAQLEETELLASSTTELSSSLSDVAAGAQASVEAASEANGATKQATQVVSQTRSSVEQLSGSLSQIQQKVHDMRDHNQKVHSVLEVIQGIAEQTNLLALNAAIEAARAGEQGRGFAVVADEVRSLAQKTQSSTLEINTIIQDLQENTVQIVHAMDSGVSLSRDCVGTANSANELLESVLASVELIAERSKDIANAVRQQSEVTEGIAKSSVKIAGDGRLNTEDYMKCKQYHAEINTLLANLDGLVSQFKLG; this is encoded by the coding sequence ATGTTCAGCAAATTTACCATACGCTCGCGCATTGGGCTGATCGTCGTGGTCAGTGTCATCGCGATTATCGGTCTGAGTGTGTCCATATTAATGCAGGCGCGTCAGCAATTTATGGAGCAATTGCGATTGGGGAGCATGAATCAGGTTCACATGATTCATGATGCCCTGGAGGGTTTGCATGAGCAGGTGTTAAGCGGTCAGATGAGCGACGCAGAAGCTAAACGTATGGGGCGCTATCTGATCAACAACACAGTTGTCGATGAACGTAACTACCTGCTGCTTTATCACCGCCTGGGCCAGATTCTCGCGCATCCGTTCCGCGGCGTTGACAGTGCCCTGGATACCGAAGCACAGGTGAGAGCGTCTATTGCCGCGGCTGCTACGACACCCGAGCAGCGTATGGAGCAAAATGGTTACAGTGATCCGACACCTACCATGACCGAAATCATTAACCGCTATACAGGTGACAGTTACACTGGGTTCGCTGAGTATCTCTATCACCCCGAACCCATGTTCGGTTATCGGTTTCTTACCTATACCGATGATCCTATCGCTCACCCTGAAGCTGAAATAAAAACGGTGTATGCGCAGCTCTTTGAGCCATGGGACTGGGTGCTGATTCACGGCCTGTACGAGGAAGACGTTAACGCGCAATTTATGCAGTGGGCGATGAGCTCCGCTGTGATCGTTGTGGTAATTCTGGCCATATTGGTGATTGCCGCCTACTTCCTGTCAATTTCAATTACGGCTCCGCTGGTTCAGGCCAGGGGATACATGCAGGATATCGCTCAGGGCTCAGGTGATTTGAGTCGACGCTTGTCTGACAAGGGTGTCGACGAGATATCCGAGCTGGGTGCCAGTTTTAATACCTTTGTGGGCAAACTGGCCGGCATCATAGGACAAGTTTTGTCCACCAGCGCAGAAGTCAGCAAGAAGTCGGTGCAGTTCTCAGACATGATTGAGCGAACAGCGGGTCGCTCTTCGGCTCAGCTTGAGGAGACTGAATTGTTGGCCTCATCAACTACGGAGCTCTCATCATCACTGTCTGATGTGGCGGCTGGTGCTCAGGCCAGTGTGGAAGCAGCCAGCGAGGCAAATGGTGCGACCAAGCAGGCCACACAGGTGGTCTCTCAGACTCGTTCTTCCGTTGAGCAATTGTCCGGCTCACTCTCCCAGATTCAGCAGAAAGTGCATGATATGAGAGATCATAATCAAAAAGTTCATTCGGTTCTGGAGGTGATTCAGGGCATTGCTGAGCAGACCAACCTACTGGCCTTGAATGCCGCTATTGAGGCTGCCAGGGCTGGCGAGCAGGGGCGAGGCTTTGCTGTAGTCGCGGATGAAGTGCGCAGTCTGGCGCAGAAGACACAGTCCTCGACCCTGGAAATCAATACCATTATTCAGGATCTGCAGGAAAATACAGTGCAGATCGTCCACGCCATGGACAGCGGCGTCAGCCTGTCCAGAGATTGTGTGGGCACCGCTAATTCAGCGAATGAACTGCTGGAATCTGTTCTGGCATCGGTGGAATTGATTGCCGAGCGCAGTAAGGATATTGCCAATGCGGTGAGACAGCAGTCAGAAGTGACCGAAGGCATTGCCAAGAGCAGCGTAAAGATAGCGGGTGATGGTCGACTGAATACTGAGGATTACATGAAGTGCAAGCAGTATCATGCCGAGATCAACACTCTGCTTGCCAACCTGGACGGTCTGGTCAGTCAGTTCAAGCTTGGCTAG
- a CDS encoding ExeA family protein — translation MTATELNSTGHLFGDTPDVGMLWQSPTLHQVYVSLLENISNCMPLQLVYGEPGLGKTLLARRIYYSLRAHDQRYRVRFMPYPSIDLNDLMPASAPDSVNYRHVLVIDEAQAVPNQTLLAIARHINLGGKTHFVLFAQPELANRLHAPALTLWSEIPQQCYELKNLTKTETADYIYTRISRAASTSRLMPDEALIDNIFTFSNGVPRMINTLMRKAILHAELENCHELTKEHLNLARQTLEFRQV, via the coding sequence ATGACAGCGACAGAACTGAACAGCACAGGGCACCTGTTCGGTGACACACCGGACGTGGGCATGCTATGGCAGTCGCCGACTCTGCATCAGGTCTATGTATCGCTGCTGGAAAATATTAGCAATTGCATGCCCTTGCAATTAGTTTACGGCGAACCTGGCCTGGGTAAAACGCTATTAGCCCGCAGAATCTATTACAGCCTGCGAGCCCATGACCAGCGTTATCGCGTCCGCTTTATGCCCTACCCCAGTATTGACCTTAACGACTTGATGCCTGCGTCAGCTCCGGATTCTGTCAATTACAGGCATGTCCTTGTCATTGACGAAGCTCAGGCTGTCCCCAACCAAACCCTGTTGGCCATAGCCCGACACATTAACCTTGGTGGCAAGACTCACTTTGTGCTTTTTGCTCAACCTGAACTAGCCAACAGGTTACATGCTCCGGCTCTGACACTGTGGTCAGAAATTCCTCAACAATGTTATGAACTGAAAAACCTCACTAAAACGGAAACGGCCGACTATATCTATACCAGGATAAGCAGGGCCGCATCGACATCCAGACTCATGCCCGATGAGGCACTGATTGACAATATATTTACATTCAGCAATGGTGTACCAAGGATGATTAACACCTTGATGCGCAAAGCAATCCTGCATGCCGAGCTGGAAAATTGCCACGAACTCACAAAAGAGCACTTGAATCTGGCGCGCCAAACGCTTGAATTCCGTCAAGTCTGA
- the cysE gene encoding serine O-acetyltransferase codes for MSDRIWEQLQAEARDLIAREPLLASYVYACVLNHSSLSSSLSYLLAHKLANYVMSAVAIRELLDNAFSNSPEIVDASAADIKAVRDRDAATSSYLPVILHLKGFQSIQVHRVAHYMWNKGRKDLALFLQSRNSEVFGVDIHPACVIGKGIMFDHATGIVIGETTVIEDDVSIMQSVTLGGTGNEQGDRHPKIRSGVLISAGAKVLGNIEIGRSAKVGAGSVVLKDVPPHTTVVGVPAHHVGSPCPENPSHTMNQLVDTD; via the coding sequence ATGTCCGACCGTATTTGGGAACAGCTACAGGCTGAAGCCCGCGACCTTATTGCCCGTGAACCCCTGCTCGCCAGCTATGTCTACGCCTGTGTACTCAATCACAGCAGCCTCAGCTCGTCTCTGAGCTATTTGTTAGCGCACAAACTGGCAAACTATGTAATGTCTGCAGTCGCCATTCGCGAGCTGCTGGACAACGCCTTCAGCAACAGCCCTGAGATTGTTGATGCCTCAGCGGCTGACATTAAGGCTGTTCGTGACCGTGACGCTGCCACAAGCAGCTACTTACCTGTCATCCTGCATCTGAAAGGTTTTCAGTCGATACAGGTACATCGAGTTGCTCATTATATGTGGAATAAGGGACGTAAGGATCTTGCACTGTTTCTGCAAAGTCGCAATTCCGAAGTTTTTGGTGTTGATATCCACCCGGCCTGCGTGATTGGCAAGGGCATAATGTTTGATCACGCTACAGGGATTGTTATTGGCGAAACCACTGTCATCGAAGATGATGTGTCCATTATGCAATCAGTTACCCTGGGCGGCACAGGTAATGAACAGGGTGATCGCCACCCGAAAATACGTTCTGGCGTGCTGATTTCGGCCGGAGCCAAAGTGTTAGGTAACATTGAAATTGGTCGCAGCGCCAAGGTCGGTGCAGGCAGCGTCGTTCTGAAAGATGTACCACCGCATACAACGGTGGTGGGAGTTCCTGCGCATCATGTAGGGTCTCCCTGCCCGGAAAATCCCTCGCATACCATGAATCAACTGGTCGACACCGATTGA